From Enhydrobacter sp., the proteins below share one genomic window:
- a CDS encoding L-lactate permease: MDALLALLPILLILALMVGRGWSAAMAGSLGLVLAVAVALAAFGFGQRPDQALTPARAVGGSMAEALFVAATILWIVFPALCIYELQARTGGFLAIRAALGRLSDDPRLIAILVAWFFASFMEGAAGFGTPVALAAPILASLGFPPVQAVALALVGHAAAVSFGAVGTPVFAQATLTGLGELELSRDTALLHAALAPMLLVFLVRMVTASSTGLPWGWMVVAAAGFLVPYLAIAALVGPELPSLAGALAGGALFAVLLYWRRERRAPPSASGEWQGLWRASLPYVVLTILIVITRLVQPLRQVLQDVVLQWSLFGAFNGSIQPLYHPGTMLLLGFVVGTLLQGRQPGEIVVAAGHAARRLAPVVVALVAMVGLSRVMVHAGMVATLADVAAAHLVALWPLVVPAIGVLGSFVTGSATTSNILLADFQAATARALDLPAARFVAAQGVGAAIGNIVCPHNVVAGAATVGLLGREGEVLRRTVLPCLTYAAAGGLLLWLWVVL, from the coding sequence GTGGACGCTTTGCTTGCACTGCTGCCGATCCTGCTGATCCTGGCGTTGATGGTGGGACGAGGCTGGTCGGCCGCGATGGCGGGATCGTTGGGTCTGGTACTCGCCGTCGCAGTCGCGCTCGCGGCGTTCGGCTTCGGCCAGCGGCCGGACCAGGCACTGACACCAGCGCGCGCCGTCGGCGGTTCGATGGCCGAAGCGCTGTTTGTGGCTGCCACCATCCTATGGATCGTGTTCCCTGCGCTTTGCATCTATGAACTGCAGGCGCGCACTGGCGGTTTCCTGGCGATTCGGGCGGCACTCGGTCGGCTGTCGGACGACCCACGGCTGATCGCCATACTTGTCGCCTGGTTCTTTGCTTCTTTCATGGAGGGTGCCGCGGGTTTCGGCACGCCGGTGGCACTGGCGGCACCCATCCTGGCGAGTCTCGGCTTTCCGCCTGTGCAGGCGGTGGCCTTGGCGCTTGTCGGTCACGCTGCGGCGGTTTCGTTCGGTGCGGTCGGCACGCCGGTGTTCGCTCAGGCCACGCTCACCGGTCTGGGCGAGCTCGAACTGTCGCGCGACACGGCGCTTTTGCACGCGGCACTCGCGCCAATGCTCCTGGTCTTCTTGGTGCGTATGGTGACGGCCAGCTCCACGGGGCTTCCCTGGGGATGGATGGTGGTCGCTGCTGCGGGGTTCCTCGTGCCGTATCTCGCGATCGCCGCCCTGGTCGGGCCGGAGCTGCCGTCACTCGCGGGCGCGCTTGCGGGTGGCGCACTGTTCGCCGTGCTGCTGTATTGGCGTCGCGAGAGGCGGGCGCCTCCATCTGCAAGCGGCGAATGGCAGGGTCTGTGGCGCGCCAGCCTTCCATATGTTGTGCTGACGATTCTGATCGTCATAACCCGTCTTGTGCAGCCGTTGCGGCAGGTGTTGCAGGACGTGGTGCTGCAGTGGTCGCTGTTCGGTGCCTTCAACGGCAGTATCCAACCGCTCTACCACCCCGGCACCATGCTGCTGCTGGGCTTCGTCGTCGGCACTTTGCTTCAGGGCCGGCAACCCGGCGAGATTGTCGTCGCTGCGGGTCATGCGGCTCGGCGGCTCGCGCCGGTAGTGGTGGCTTTGGTCGCCATGGTCGGCCTATCGCGTGTCATGGTGCATGCGGGCATGGTTGCGACGCTTGCCGACGTCGCAGCCGCCCATCTTGTGGCACTGTGGCCGCTCGTCGTGCCGGCGATCGGGGTACTCGGAAGTTTCGTCACCGGCTCGGCCACCACGTCCAACATCCTGTTGGCCGACTTCCAGGCGGCCACCGCGCGTGCACTCGACCTGCCGGCCGCTCGGTTTGTCGCCGCGCAGGGTGTCGGTGCTGCGATCGGAAACATCGTCTGTCCGCACAACGTCGTGGCCGGCGCCGCGACGGTGGGCCTGCTCGGGCGCGAGGGCGAGGTGCTGCGCCGCACCGTGCTTCCCTGCCTGACCTACGCGGCGGCCGGTGGCCTTCTGTTGTGGTTGTGGGTCGTTCTCTAA
- a CDS encoding 2-hydroxyacid dehydrogenase, with product MRVAVFSTKPYDRQFLDSANTGTGHELAFFEFRLTKLTAATAEGCGAVCAFVNDELDAGVLRELARRGVRLIALRCAGFNNVDLVAARDLGIVVARVPEYSPHAVAEHTVALILALNRKIHRAHARVREGNFSLDGLLGFDLNGRAVGVIGTGKIGTAFARIMKGFGCTLLVCDPWPNPDCKALGARYVGLTELLAGTDIVSLHCPLTPETNYLIGADAIEQMRPGAMLINTSRGAVIDTRAVIEGLKSGKIGALGLDVYEEEADLFFEDLSDKVIQDDVFGRLLTFPNVLITGHQAFFTADALQAIARTTIGNLTSFERDGGAPHEVSVEKLS from the coding sequence ATGCGCGTCGCCGTGTTCAGCACCAAGCCGTACGATAGACAGTTCCTCGATTCCGCCAACACCGGTACGGGCCACGAACTCGCCTTCTTCGAGTTTCGGCTGACTAAGCTCACGGCCGCAACGGCGGAAGGTTGCGGCGCCGTGTGCGCCTTCGTCAACGATGAGTTGGACGCCGGTGTCCTGAGGGAGCTGGCGCGGCGAGGCGTGCGCCTGATCGCGCTTCGTTGCGCGGGCTTCAACAACGTCGACCTCGTCGCCGCGCGGGACCTCGGCATCGTCGTTGCGCGGGTGCCGGAATACTCGCCGCACGCCGTTGCCGAACACACCGTGGCCCTGATCCTGGCCCTCAACCGCAAGATTCACCGTGCCCACGCGCGTGTGCGCGAGGGCAATTTCTCACTCGATGGCCTGCTTGGCTTCGATCTCAACGGCCGTGCTGTGGGTGTGATCGGCACCGGCAAGATCGGCACGGCCTTCGCGCGGATCATGAAGGGATTTGGCTGTACCCTGCTCGTTTGCGACCCTTGGCCCAATCCCGACTGCAAGGCGCTGGGCGCGCGCTATGTCGGCCTGACCGAGCTGTTGGCTGGCACCGACATCGTCTCCCTGCATTGCCCGCTCACCCCAGAGACCAACTACCTAATCGGCGCCGATGCAATCGAGCAGATGCGCCCCGGCGCCATGCTGATCAATACCAGCCGCGGTGCGGTGATCGACACCCGTGCCGTGATCGAAGGGCTGAAGAGCGGAAAGATCGGTGCGCTCGGGCTCGACGTCTACGAGGAAGAGGCCGATCTGTTCTTCGAGGACCTGTCTGACAAGGTGATCCAGGACGACGTATTCGGCCGCCTGCTCACTTTTCCCAACGTGCTCATCACCGGGCATCAGGCATTTTTTACCGCCGACGCCCTGCAGGCCATCGCGCGAACGACGATCGGTAACCTCACGAGTTTCGAGCGCGACGGCGGAGCGCCGCACGAGGTCTCGGTCGAAAAGCTCAGCTGA
- a CDS encoding methyltransferase domain-containing protein, translating to MAGPDPLLVFDRATLRLRRQRSAHHWDRHAFLKREIAQRLAERLADVRRIFPLALDLGCHGDEVAQALAGRPAVERLVRSDLSPAFARRADGAALVADEEALPFAPRVFDLVLSAMTLHWVNDLPGTLVQIGRILKEDGLFLAAMLGGGTLWQLRQALAAAESEIEGGLSPRISPFADLRDAAGLLQRAGFALPVADSETIEVEYDDALALMRDLNAMGESNLVVERRRGATRRDTLARAATIYGERFTCSSGRVEASFEVLFLHGWVPHGSQQKALRPGSAGERLATALGTTEYSTGVKVERS from the coding sequence GTGGCTGGCCCCGATCCTCTGCTCGTCTTCGATCGTGCAACGCTGCGCCTGAGGCGCCAGCGCAGCGCGCACCATTGGGATCGCCACGCGTTTCTCAAGCGCGAGATCGCGCAACGGCTGGCCGAACGGCTTGCCGACGTGAGGCGGATCTTTCCCCTCGCCCTCGACCTGGGTTGCCACGGCGACGAGGTCGCGCAGGCCCTGGCCGGCAGGCCTGCCGTCGAGCGGCTGGTCCGCTCCGACCTGTCGCCGGCCTTCGCGCGGCGAGCCGACGGTGCCGCCCTCGTCGCCGACGAGGAGGCGCTGCCGTTCGCCCCGCGCGTCTTCGACCTGGTGTTGAGCGCGATGACCCTGCACTGGGTCAACGACCTGCCCGGCACGCTGGTCCAGATCGGCCGCATCCTCAAGGAGGACGGGCTGTTCCTCGCGGCGATGCTGGGCGGCGGCACGCTGTGGCAGTTGCGGCAGGCGCTGGCGGCGGCCGAAAGCGAGATCGAAGGCGGGCTAAGCCCGCGCATCTCGCCGTTCGCCGACCTGCGCGACGCCGCCGGCCTGCTGCAGCGCGCGGGCTTCGCCCTGCCGGTGGCTGACAGCGAGACGATCGAGGTGGAATACGACGATGCCCTGGCGCTGATGCGCGACCTCAATGCCATGGGCGAGAGCAACCTCGTTGTCGAACGCCGGCGCGGCGCGACGCGGCGTGACACGCTGGCACGGGCGGCGACGATCTACGGCGAGCGCTTCACGTGCTCGTCGGGCCGCGTCGAGGCGAGCTTCGAGGTCCTGTTCCTCCACGGCTGGGTGCCGCACGGGTCCCAGCAGAAGGCGTTGAGGCCGGGAAGCGCCGGCGAACGACTGGCGACGGCGCTGGGCACAACGGAGTACAGTACGGGCGTCAAGGTCGAACGGAGCTGA
- the mutT gene encoding 8-oxo-dGTP diphosphatase MutT, which produces MTASFDEECPGSPPPLGDRPLVLVAAVALVDVDGRVLIARRPEGKSMAGLWEFPGGKVDAGETPEQALVRELREELGIETATSCLAPIAFASHGYDAFHLLMPVFACRKWKGPPQSREGQALKWVFPSELSRYAMPPADLPLVGLLRDLL; this is translated from the coding sequence TTGACGGCATCGTTTGACGAGGAATGCCCGGGCAGCCCACCGCCGCTGGGCGACCGACCGTTGGTGCTGGTGGCCGCCGTCGCGCTGGTCGATGTCGACGGCCGCGTGCTCATCGCACGCCGTCCCGAAGGCAAGTCGATGGCAGGCCTTTGGGAGTTCCCCGGTGGCAAGGTCGATGCGGGCGAGACACCCGAGCAGGCGCTGGTGCGCGAGCTTCGCGAGGAGCTCGGAATCGAAACGGCGACGAGCTGCCTGGCGCCGATCGCGTTTGCCAGCCACGGCTACGATGCGTTCCATCTGCTGATGCCCGTGTTCGCGTGTCGCAAATGGAAGGGCCCGCCGCAATCGCGCGAGGGCCAGGCGTTGAAGTGGGTGTTCCCTAGCGAGTTGTCGCGCTACGCCATGCCGCCAGCCGATCTACCGCTGGTCGGTCTGCTGCGCGACCTTCTCTGA
- the argJ gene encoding bifunctional glutamate N-acetyltransferase/amino-acid acetyltransferase ArgJ has protein sequence MAVKLAVSPLAPKSTPTLPRIPGVKLAAAASGVRYSDRDDVMVALLPAGATIAGVLTKSKTSSAPVDWCRKNLARGKVRAILVNAGNANAFTGKVGDKAVEESTRAVAQTLGCPRNEVFMASTGVIGQPLDWEKITAVVPALLKGAREDGWAAAAAAIMTTDTFPKLATRQAKIGERTVTLNGFLKGSGMIAPDMATMLGFVFTDAKIPGNVLQKLLGDAADKSLNCVTVDGDTSTSDTLLLAASGTARHSPIDEADDPMLADFKRALDELLIELAQLLARDGEGATKFVTINVGGASSNGAARKIGLAVANSPLVKTAIAGEDANWGRIVMAVGKSGERADRDKLRISIGGVKITDGGQVVPNYDEAPVAHHIKGSDIVIDIDLGIGRGRATVWTCDLTHGYIDINGSYRS, from the coding sequence ATGGCCGTCAAGCTTGCCGTTTCGCCGCTCGCGCCCAAGTCGACGCCGACGCTGCCGCGCATCCCAGGCGTCAAGCTGGCCGCGGCCGCATCGGGCGTTCGCTATAGCGATCGCGACGACGTCATGGTCGCCCTGCTGCCGGCCGGCGCCACGATCGCGGGCGTCTTGACCAAATCCAAGACGAGTTCCGCGCCCGTCGACTGGTGTCGCAAGAACCTCGCGCGCGGCAAGGTGCGCGCCATCCTCGTCAATGCCGGCAACGCCAATGCCTTCACCGGCAAGGTTGGCGACAAGGCCGTCGAGGAAAGCACGCGTGCGGTCGCGCAGACCCTGGGCTGCCCCCGCAACGAGGTCTTCATGGCCTCGACGGGCGTGATCGGCCAGCCGCTCGACTGGGAGAAGATCACCGCCGTCGTGCCGGCGCTCCTCAAGGGCGCGCGCGAAGACGGCTGGGCCGCCGCCGCGGCGGCCATCATGACGACCGACACCTTCCCCAAGCTCGCCACCCGCCAGGCCAAGATCGGCGAGCGCACGGTGACGCTGAACGGCTTCCTCAAGGGCTCGGGCATGATCGCGCCCGACATGGCGACCATGCTGGGCTTCGTCTTCACCGACGCGAAGATCCCCGGCAACGTCCTGCAGAAGCTGCTGGGCGACGCCGCCGACAAGTCGCTGAACTGCGTGACTGTGGACGGCGACACTTCGACCAGCGACACGCTGCTGCTCGCCGCCAGCGGCACCGCCCGCCATTCGCCGATCGATGAGGCGGACGATCCGATGTTGGCCGATTTCAAGCGTGCGCTCGACGAGCTGCTGATCGAGCTCGCCCAGCTGCTCGCTCGCGACGGCGAAGGCGCCACCAAGTTCGTGACCATCAATGTCGGCGGCGCCTCGTCGAACGGCGCGGCGCGCAAGATCGGGCTGGCGGTGGCGAACTCGCCGCTGGTCAAGACGGCGATTGCCGGCGAGGACGCCAATTGGGGCCGCATCGTCATGGCCGTCGGCAAGTCGGGCGAGCGCGCCGACCGCGACAAGCTCAGGATCTCGATCGGCGGCGTGAAGATCACCGATGGCGGACAGGTCGTGCCGAACTACGATGAGGCGCCGGTGGCGCACCACATCAAGGGCTCCGACATCGTCATCGACATCGATCTCGGTATCGGGCGCGGTCGTGCCACGGTCTGGACCTGCGACCTGACGCACGGCTACATCGACATCAACGGCAGCTACCGTTCTTGA
- a CDS encoding peptidylprolyl isomerase produces the protein MTGRLRLLRLVVLCGAAATVFGSAEAQQPPPKPQPQAQAQPLKDPIVARVNGQPVRLSELEIAQQALPQQYRNMPLQAVFAALLDRIIDSKLVVADGRKNKITDDPTFKKRMAFVEEQVIQDFWLQREIARKVTPEMMRQRYTERLKSIPAEEEVHAKHILVATEDEAKALIAELKKGGSFEKLAKEKSTDKASGAEGGDLGWFKKTDMVKEFADSAFALKKGELTPTPVKTQFGFHVILVEDRRQAPPPSFEEMAEQLREELARETVSTMLDQLRANAKIEKFNIDGSKPETAPTPTPAAPARPAAPAPGATK, from the coding sequence ATGACTGGTCGTCTGCGCCTTCTGCGCCTCGTTGTCCTGTGTGGCGCGGCCGCGACCGTCTTCGGATCGGCCGAAGCCCAGCAACCGCCGCCCAAGCCGCAACCGCAGGCGCAGGCCCAACCGCTCAAGGACCCGATCGTCGCGCGGGTGAATGGCCAGCCGGTCCGGCTGTCCGAACTCGAGATCGCGCAGCAGGCCCTGCCGCAGCAATATCGCAATATGCCCTTGCAGGCGGTCTTCGCCGCGCTGCTCGACCGCATCATCGACAGCAAGCTGGTCGTCGCCGACGGGCGCAAGAACAAGATCACCGACGATCCCACCTTCAAGAAACGAATGGCGTTCGTCGAGGAGCAGGTAATCCAGGATTTCTGGCTGCAGCGCGAAATTGCCCGCAAGGTGACTCCCGAGATGATGCGGCAGCGCTACACCGAGCGTCTCAAGTCGATCCCCGCGGAGGAGGAAGTGCATGCCAAGCACATTCTCGTCGCGACGGAGGACGAGGCCAAGGCCCTGATCGCCGAGCTGAAGAAGGGTGGCTCCTTCGAGAAGCTCGCCAAGGAGAAGTCGACCGACAAGGCGTCGGGTGCGGAGGGTGGCGACCTCGGCTGGTTCAAGAAGACCGACATGGTGAAGGAGTTCGCCGACTCGGCGTTCGCGCTCAAGAAGGGCGAGCTGACGCCGACGCCGGTGAAGACGCAGTTCGGCTTCCACGTCATCCTGGTGGAGGATCGTCGGCAGGCGCCGCCGCCATCGTTCGAGGAGATGGCCGAGCAGTTGCGCGAGGAGCTGGCCCGCGAGACGGTGTCGACGATGCTCGATCAACTGCGCGCCAACGCCAAGATCGAGAAGTTCAACATCGACGGCAGCAAGCCCGAGACGGCACCGACTCCGACGCCTGCGGCTCCGGCGCGGCCGGCCGCCCCGGCCCCGGGCGCGACCAAGTAA
- a CDS encoding glycosyltransferase family 2 protein has product MSSSLVETRIPTYNRPALLRRALRSLQEQTHRNWRAVVLDDGDAGRTRGLIDEIGDPRILHRPNPRRLGAGPNIAQAFSMTPLAGGMFFHVLEDDNLVLPRFMADNLALLATHGVDIVLNNQWIERVSEDLDLWPPEHDDDTTLDCFSEGIWTADDLRVAMMWRLPLSNGGLFWRLGCRSDLTVDDVEDAGQQEWVRCFRLAEDVYFNATPNAIWRPISELYSTEFNFSMFLKEHRLQQTMRRRVLAAMNARGARNMLLSDRFTTPLPLREIGVLRTPGRWPGTSGLGWRRRLALVAKALAIRLFAPPAPRQAIRALGRRPVHAPSRPSAMPAAPLGPIDPDSTRPSGPRSA; this is encoded by the coding sequence TTGAGCTCATCGCTCGTCGAGACCCGTATTCCGACCTACAATCGCCCGGCCCTGCTGCGTCGGGCCCTGCGCTCGTTGCAGGAGCAGACCCACCGCAACTGGCGCGCCGTCGTGCTCGATGACGGCGACGCTGGGCGCACGCGCGGGCTGATCGACGAGATCGGCGATCCGCGTATCCTTCACCGTCCCAATCCCCGGCGGCTTGGCGCGGGCCCCAATATCGCCCAGGCGTTCTCGATGACACCGCTGGCCGGCGGCATGTTCTTCCATGTCTTGGAGGACGACAACCTGGTCCTGCCCCGCTTCATGGCCGACAATCTCGCCCTGCTGGCGACGCACGGCGTCGACATCGTGCTGAACAACCAATGGATCGAACGGGTTTCGGAGGATCTCGACCTGTGGCCCCCGGAGCACGACGACGACACTACGCTCGACTGCTTCAGCGAAGGCATATGGACGGCCGACGATCTCAGGGTCGCGATGATGTGGCGACTGCCGCTGTCCAACGGTGGCCTGTTCTGGCGGCTCGGCTGCCGCTCCGATCTGACGGTGGACGACGTCGAGGATGCCGGCCAGCAGGAATGGGTGCGCTGTTTCCGCCTTGCCGAAGACGTCTATTTCAACGCCACGCCGAATGCGATCTGGCGCCCCATCTCCGAACTCTACAGCACCGAATTCAATTTTTCGATGTTCCTCAAGGAGCACCGCCTGCAGCAGACGATGCGGCGGCGCGTGCTGGCGGCGATGAATGCGCGCGGCGCGCGCAACATGCTTCTCTCCGATCGCTTCACGACCCCGTTGCCGCTGCGCGAGATCGGCGTGCTCAGGACTCCCGGGCGTTGGCCGGGCACTTCCGGCCTCGGCTGGCGCCGTCGCCTCGCGCTGGTCGCCAAGGCGCTGGCCATACGCTTGTTCGCGCCGCCCGCGCCGCGCCAAGCCATTCGCGCGCTCGGGCGACGGCCAGTCCACGCGCCGTCTCGCCCGTCGGCCATGCCTGCAGCGCCGCTTGGCCCAATCGATCCGGACAGCACCCGGCCTTCAGGCCCGCGCTCGGCCTGA
- the secA gene encoding preprotein translocase subunit SecA, whose amino-acid sequence MLGALARSLFGTANDRIVKGFDKPVARINTLEPEIAKLSDEQLRAKTTEYRERLAKGETLDDLMVEAFATVREAAKRTLGQRHFDVQLKGGMVLHQGKIAEMKTGEGKTLVATLPVYLNALEGKGVHVVTVNDYLARRDAEWMGRVYKFLGLTVGVIVHDLSDEQRKEAYACDVTYGTNNEIGFDYLRDNMKYRLDVMVQRPFNYAIVDEVDSILIDEARTPLIISGPAEDSSELYRRADAVIPRLKTDAYEKDEKQRTVTFTEAGVEAVEDLLRTDGLLPEGQSLYAPTQVTLLHHVTQALRAHKLFSRDVDYIVKDGQVVIIDEFTGRMMPGRRYSEGLHQALEAKERVEIQRENQTLASITFQNLFRMYPKLAGMTGTAMTEAAEFAEIYRLEVVEIPTNVPVARQDHDDEIYRTLDDKTRAIAKLIEECRARQQPMLVGTVSIEKSEALSEELKRRKVPHNVLNARYHEQEAQIIAQAGRPGSVTIATNMAGRGTDIQLGGNVDMLLRQSEPEIVAKFPDETARHAEIARIATEIRAGVERDREIVLAAGGLYVVGTERHESRRIDNQLRGRSGRQGDPGASKFFLSLEDDLMRIFGNNKVLDWVQKKGMADDEALTHRWLNKALQTAQGKVEARNFEIRKNLLRFDDVMNSQRKEIYKERIELMGTEDVSETVAGMRRDVIDAMVGRHIPEGVYAEQWKVAELKDEVQRTFGLDLPVDEWAKEEGIADEEIGARLGEATERLFAQKAAQYGPEVWRQVEKSVLMQILDQSWKDHLLHLDHLRQGIGLRAYGQKDPLNEYKREAFNLFNDLLTNLREQVVNILATLQLRMEAPPVPQAPTQMREVHEDPALASALAGNPDYDPADPSGGGVATLARPRTRPAVDPNDPATWGKVSRNAPCPCGSGKKFKHCHGRV is encoded by the coding sequence ATGCTGGGCGCGCTCGCCCGAAGCTTGTTCGGGACGGCCAACGACCGGATCGTCAAAGGCTTCGACAAGCCCGTGGCGAGGATCAACACGCTCGAACCGGAGATTGCCAAGCTCAGCGACGAGCAGTTGCGCGCCAAGACGACCGAGTATCGCGAGCGTCTGGCCAAGGGCGAGACGCTCGACGACCTGATGGTCGAGGCCTTCGCCACGGTCCGCGAGGCCGCCAAGCGGACGCTCGGCCAGCGCCATTTCGACGTCCAGCTCAAGGGCGGCATGGTCCTTCACCAGGGCAAGATCGCCGAGATGAAGACCGGCGAGGGCAAGACGCTGGTCGCCACCCTGCCGGTCTATCTCAACGCGCTGGAAGGCAAGGGCGTTCACGTCGTCACGGTGAACGACTACCTCGCCCGCCGCGACGCCGAATGGATGGGGCGGGTCTACAAGTTCCTCGGCCTTACGGTGGGCGTGATCGTTCACGATCTCAGCGACGAGCAGCGCAAGGAAGCCTATGCCTGCGACGTCACTTACGGCACCAACAACGAGATCGGTTTCGACTACCTGCGCGACAACATGAAGTACCGGCTGGACGTGATGGTCCAGCGGCCTTTCAACTACGCGATCGTCGACGAGGTCGATTCGATCCTGATCGACGAGGCGCGCACGCCGCTGATCATCTCCGGGCCAGCCGAGGATTCGTCGGAGCTCTACCGGCGCGCCGATGCGGTGATCCCGCGCCTCAAGACCGACGCCTATGAGAAGGACGAGAAGCAGAGGACGGTCACGTTCACCGAGGCCGGGGTCGAGGCGGTCGAGGATCTGCTGCGCACCGACGGGCTGTTGCCCGAGGGCCAGAGTCTCTATGCGCCGACCCAGGTGACGCTTCTGCACCACGTCACCCAGGCCCTGCGCGCCCACAAGCTGTTCAGCCGCGACGTCGACTACATCGTCAAGGACGGCCAGGTCGTCATCATCGACGAGTTCACCGGCCGCATGATGCCGGGCCGACGCTATTCGGAGGGCCTGCATCAGGCGCTCGAGGCGAAGGAGCGGGTCGAGATCCAGCGCGAGAACCAAACGCTCGCCTCGATCACCTTCCAGAACCTCTTTCGCATGTACCCCAAGCTGGCTGGCATGACCGGCACGGCGATGACGGAGGCGGCCGAGTTTGCCGAGATCTACCGCCTGGAAGTGGTCGAGATCCCGACGAACGTGCCTGTCGCCCGCCAGGACCATGACGACGAGATCTACCGCACGCTCGACGACAAGACGCGCGCTATCGCCAAGCTGATCGAGGAATGCCGCGCGCGCCAGCAGCCGATGCTGGTGGGCACGGTGTCGATCGAGAAGTCGGAGGCGCTGTCGGAGGAACTGAAGAGGCGCAAAGTTCCGCACAACGTACTCAATGCCCGCTATCACGAACAGGAGGCCCAGATCATCGCTCAGGCCGGACGGCCGGGCTCCGTCACGATCGCCACCAACATGGCGGGCCGCGGCACCGACATCCAGCTCGGCGGCAACGTCGACATGCTGTTGCGCCAGAGCGAGCCCGAAATCGTCGCCAAGTTCCCCGACGAGACGGCGCGCCACGCCGAGATCGCACGGATCGCCACCGAGATCCGCGCCGGCGTCGAACGCGACCGCGAGATCGTCCTCGCCGCTGGCGGCCTCTATGTCGTCGGCACGGAGCGCCATGAGAGCCGGCGCATCGACAACCAGCTGCGCGGCCGCTCAGGCCGCCAGGGCGATCCCGGCGCCTCCAAGTTCTTCCTGTCGCTCGAAGACGATCTCATGCGCATCTTCGGCAACAACAAGGTGCTCGACTGGGTGCAGAAGAAGGGCATGGCCGACGACGAAGCGCTGACCCATCGCTGGCTCAACAAGGCGCTCCAGACGGCGCAGGGCAAGGTCGAAGCGCGCAACTTCGAGATCCGCAAGAACCTGCTGCGCTTCGACGACGTGATGAACAGCCAGCGCAAGGAGATTTACAAGGAGCGCATCGAGCTGATGGGCACCGAGGATGTCTCCGAGACGGTGGCGGGCATGCGTCGCGACGTGATCGACGCAATGGTCGGACGCCACATCCCCGAAGGCGTCTACGCCGAGCAGTGGAAGGTCGCCGAGCTGAAGGACGAGGTTCAGCGGACCTTCGGGCTGGATCTGCCGGTCGACGAGTGGGCGAAGGAAGAGGGCATCGCCGACGAGGAGATCGGGGCACGGCTCGGCGAGGCCACCGAGCGGCTGTTCGCCCAGAAGGCGGCGCAGTACGGGCCCGAGGTCTGGCGCCAGGTCGAGAAGAGCGTTCTCATGCAGATCCTCGACCAGAGCTGGAAGGACCATCTGCTGCATCTCGACCATCTGCGCCAGGGCATCGGCCTGCGCGCCTATGGCCAGAAAGATCCGCTGAACGAGTACAAGCGCGAGGCCTTCAATCTCTTTAACGACCTGCTGACCAACCTGCGCGAGCAGGTGGTCAACATCCTGGCGACCCTGCAATTGCGTATGGAGGCGCCGCCAGTGCCGCAGGCGCCGACCCAGATGCGCGAGGTGCACGAGGACCCGGCGCTCGCCTCGGCCCTCGCCGGCAATCCCGACTACGATCCGGCGGACCCTTCGGGAGGTGGCGTCGCGACGCTGGCGCGGCCGCGCACCAGGCCGGCAGTCGATCCCAACGATCCGGCGACTTGGGGCAAGGTCTCGCGTAACGCCCCCTGCCCCTGCGGCTCAGGCAAGAAGTTCAAGCACTGCCACGGGCGGGTGTGA
- a CDS encoding energy transducer TonB, with protein sequence MAASLTLHAGAIVLALTIFGVSGAFPDDAPSITFYAEPGTADDSDDGALPLEQVAAAIAAPPAEDLPPPEFKTETIPPVPEPPLPPEFKTETAAPPKEPIANPPVAQPPSVPPPRTASPARPPPPAAAPASVANPASPSGSPSGPPASVPSVAPVASPQWNALMAAWLAARKKYPGEARRRGERGDVTIRFAVAADGRVLEVSVVTSSGFPSLDTAALGILRGATVPPPGSAQTRDVRIRYSLTD encoded by the coding sequence GTGGCGGCGTCGTTGACGCTCCACGCCGGAGCGATCGTCTTGGCGCTGACGATCTTCGGCGTGTCGGGAGCTTTCCCCGACGATGCGCCGTCGATCACATTCTACGCCGAGCCAGGCACGGCGGACGATTCCGACGACGGTGCGTTGCCGCTCGAACAGGTGGCTGCGGCGATCGCCGCACCGCCGGCGGAAGACTTGCCTCCACCGGAGTTCAAGACGGAAACGATCCCGCCGGTCCCCGAGCCGCCCCTGCCGCCGGAGTTCAAGACGGAAACGGCGGCCCCGCCGAAAGAACCCATCGCCAACCCGCCGGTCGCGCAACCTCCATCCGTACCGCCTCCGCGGACCGCGTCGCCGGCTCGACCGCCGCCGCCTGCTGCCGCGCCGGCGTCTGTCGCCAACCCGGCGTCGCCCTCCGGATCGCCTTCCGGGCCGCCGGCATCGGTGCCCTCGGTCGCGCCTGTCGCGTCGCCGCAGTGGAACGCGCTGATGGCCGCTTGGCTTGCCGCCCGCAAGAAGTACCCGGGCGAGGCGCGGCGTCGGGGCGAACGCGGCGACGTTACGATCCGCTTCGCCGTGGCGGCCGACGGCCGCGTGCTCGAGGTCAGTGTGGTGACGAGCAGCGGCTTCCCGTCACTCGACACAGCCGCGCTCGGCATCCTGCGCGGTGCGACCGTGCCGCCGCCGGGCAGTGCGCAGACACGCGACGTGCGCATCCGCTACAGTCTGACCGACTGA